TATAGAAGCAGGAGCTGCacttcagtctctctctcactttgccACTTGCCGTAGTCTGCTGCTGTGTATGCATGTGCATCTTATAAGAGAGCTGTAGTGGTTGGTCTATGAACTCTCGGCTAGTTAAACCTGTCTTAATGTTCGGGACACTTTATCAGATGTTAGTTACCTTCTTTGTAGCTTCTGTTTGTTATTGTGAGACTTTGTCTGACCTTTTTTCGCCAGGAAGCCCTGGAGGGGAGAACTGCCATTTAGCTTCGACCCGTGCgtttctcctgtttttgtgttgttaagGTGCTTAGTATTTGTACCCTTTTGCTTTGGCAGTCGTTTAGATGTCTTGTTTCCAGTTGgggtcattttgtttgttgttttgatctCTATTTAACTGCTTTCGTAccttcaataaaacaaatgaaagattGTCAACCCTGACTCCTCAGAACCTTCATCTGGTTTTATGTTACTCCTCTAACCCCTGCACCTGCTtgggaaactgtgtgtgtgtgtgtgtgtgtgtgtgtgtgtgtgtgtgtgtgtgtgtgtgtgtgtgtgtgtcctcttgaggacattttccagcataaacactgaccttgtcagcACCAGTTGACCTCAGGGGGACCAAAGAAAACTCATTAAGTTGTGGATAGGGTTATGTATGGATTAGTCATGGTTATGGGTCAGGGTttgggtgaggagagagagctaAGCAAATCAAGTCATTGTAGATATTGTTGCAGtgaccacaaacaaatcaatgtatgtGAAACACTAAGAACTGTAGAGTAGGCGTTCTTTCAATGTGGCCCACCTCTGGAGGGGGGGGTCTGATCATATCTCAAATGCATCCTCTGTGCACCTTGGACTCTGAGAGAGCTGTTCACTAATGATCACATCAGCCCAGACGAACGTTACAGCCAGGTCCGACCAGGGCCTCTCTCTCCTGACCGTTGCATCCTGATTATCTGCTTTTTCATTTGATGGCAGAAATTCCTTTATTTCTCAAACTGAACCACTCAGTGAGCCCAGGTCACAGTGCAGAGCATCCTGCATCCACCCCCAGACATATACACAGGTTATAAAGCTTCAATGCAGCAGCTGATCTGACGGGAATCTGGGTAAAAAAGAGTAGAGGGTGTAACCAAGTGGAAGCGTTGAGAGAAAACCACTGACCGTGCATTACCCCGGGCAGATGTGCTCACTTTTGTTATGTTTCTAATTAATTCCTGACTCGTATTAAATGTGCTACCTTGGTTCGGGATTACGCCACGATTCAGTTCGACTTCTCCATGCTAATGAGACCACtgtcctctccgtcctccctctgcctctccatcGTCTTTTCCCCCTCCGTGTGTCTTATCGTAGAACGAGGCCAGTCCATGTGTGTCATGGAAAGACTAATGTGAGACCGAATGATGAGGATCAAGAAAAACTTTTATATTAATGGGCAGAATCCAATTATAAGTTTGCGTGAACCGAGCTGGATGGAAAAAATGAATTtgcattttaacatttcagtTTGATGTTAGATTCCcgagatgagagaggaggaggagggggagctctgagatgaggggggggggggggaaattacACACATGCAATTTGCTGTGTGGATCAAATCAGTTGTTGGATCTTTCAAGGTGATGAATAGAAAGGAGAGATCTTTTAACATGTTAGGGTGAGACACAggttaatatgtttttttttgtgtgtgtgtcatgtttgagtgtgtgtgtgtgtgtgcgaggcaGCATCTCTCATTTTGTGCGCCTGGTTTTTGGAATCTAGGTCAGCGTGGTGGATTATAACAATCTGCATCCCTCTGCACAGCTGCAGTGAATCCTCCCAGTGAAGATGCGCTTTCACACCAAcgcacaccaacacacagactcacacacatgtgcGTCAGTCAAGCCCTAACAAATAGCTATAATCCAACTTTAGATATGAGCATTAGTACCTCCAAATTCTCAAAGATTTGAAAGACGGAAACATGAAAGGCATTTCTATTAGGCCTGCTGAGAAATAATATGATATGTGCCTTCCGACAAATGAGggcatttcttttttcacacgGCAGTTCAGTGCAGGGGAATGATGAGTGTGACACAAGTGTGTGGGAATGAGTGGGACTTGATGGAGTCTGCGCTTTGTTGTATAGACACACTCTTGGTTAATGATATGCCTCTCTCATCCAGCCCCGGTCCCGGCTTCCCTCCTGTTCCGCGAGCGAGGAGCGATAACGAGGGAGCAGACAGGCCCCAAAACTTCAcacaaaagaggagaggaatCAGAACGACGCACCATCGCAGCCTTCACTCGCAGaaactttctcctctcctccgtctgctTCCTGACACTCTTCAGATGCTTGTTCAAACTTGTTCAAATACGCCCGCTGATCAAGTAGGGGACAGCTGCACTTGTGTAACTCAAACGTCGCAGGGGCTCTCTGGAAACGCGTCCAATTTTGAATGCAGTATATAAACAAAACTGAGTCTGAGTGTAGCTCAGGGCGGGAACAGCAGTAGGGTGACGGAGATATTTCTGCTGCACTGTGCATGTTCCTGCACACTTGCCTTGCACGCTCCTGTGTAcgcggggtgtgtgtgtgctcacatgAACTCATGCATGTACGTGCGACTCAGTGGGACAGAGGCTCGTCCCCCTCCTCTGGAGCACCATGCTCTGATGGATGTTAATGTGGACTGACGCAGGGGTGTCCCCCGAGGGAGGAAACACGGCCAgtgaaggggagagggaggaagggtgtgtgtgtgtgtgtgtgttgaggaggaggggaggggggttcATTTCTCTAATCCTCTCCCTTCTTCACAGAGCAGGAGCAGGGAAGAGGCACTGAACCGcccaatgaataaataaaagcctCGGCCCccgcctcctcccctcccctccagcCTGAAGCCCTGCACCGGAGCACTTAAAAGCATTTTAACAAGAGAGTCACTTCATTAAATATGGACTTCCTGTCCGCAGAAACCCTAGAAGGAAAACTCTGGGTGACTTTTCACACTGTGGAATATGGGGAAGAAtgtgggggggagaggaggacatGCATGGGAGTTGgaggcagaaaaaaatattgtgtaTAGAAAGACAAGGGGAGATAAATTTGACAGATTTTGGAATAAAGCGAGATAACGGGATTAGCTGTATTAAATATACAATTGAAATAATAGATATCCAGTCAGCAGCAATACAGCAACACTCTCCTAGTACCTGGCAGCTTTCACATGAAGATATGTAATGAATGGTAAAATCAAATGTACATTATAGAAAATCTGATATGAGCTTACACCAGGAAAAATGATGGCATCGGCTCAACCTGATTATTTAATGCTTACATCTTATTTTATCTACAACTtaaactgcaacagcaaagAATCAAACTTTGCTTCCGGGGGAAAATTTTGACAGGTAGCTTAgttcaaatcttttttaaattttgcatCTGGAGCACATCATCGAGTTCTCTATCTGTAATGTTCTGTGAATGTATTGATACCTTATACTTTGATATGTTTCTTATAAAACGTTTTGTGTATGTCCTCTGCAAACAAACGATGGGCAGCATGGTTGTGGATTGACATGTATCATACAGTCTGTAATTGAAtaacatccacatccacactgGCTACCCTCATCATTTAGAGAGGTGAGTGTCAACCCCGATCAATCCATATCTAATGCTTTCAAATTCAGTACAGATACTGAATAACCAGATCAGATCCCCCGACCACTTGAACCAATAAATGTCTATAAGCCAATCACTATGTCCCACTCCATCTAAATTGGACTGTAAATCCGGTGCCTGTAAACAAATTGTTCTCCAATTAATTTATCATGTTTGTTACTGTCATGCTACAATGAGCATACAAGATGGCAGATGTTTGTTCattcactgtaaaaaaataaaatgtaaataaaacacttcatgaGTTTGCCACTTTAACACTTGAGCTTCCTGCCACTAAATTTAGCTTGAGGGTCCTGAGTTAAAGATGAAGTAGGAGTACATGTACTCATCATgtatattcatgtgtgtttttatactgaGCAGAGTACCTTGATGCTGGAGTCTTGTGGTAACGTAGGTGAGACGACTCTGTACTTACACAGTGATAATACTCACGTTAGGCAGCTGCAGAGATTCATTCGACAGCTGCGACCATACGACAAACCTGCGAATTGATCTGCGCATTTGCGGCACTTGCTTGAACGTCTTATGTTGACTTTAAACTGCGGCACCTTTAAGGGGAGCAAAAGGAATTCCAAAGTGGGTCAGAGTAAAAATATCTTCAACAATTATTCATGGGACCCCGCCTATCTCCACCATACCTCCGCCCTGTGAAAAATCTGCATCGCACTGCAGTGAGGGGAGACAAAATGGAGgggaagagatgaggaggaaggggcGACGCGGGGGAGAAAGTTTTAGGGTGAACTCGACGAAGACAGATGAGAACCCTGTTGACGTATTTCGGCTTGTgatgaaatgtgttaaaaatgtgCAATGCAATGAAAACTATGTGCAACGCGGAGCAGGAAAACACTTCCTTTGACGCTCGATACTAAACTTTTCCAACATTTGCTCCATCCTCGTCAGCAAACCTGTACCCGCCACCGCAAACGACCGGCtgcattaaacatttaaaacaccGATCCGCAGCTGTCTCTTGTACCTTTCTGTCTCCTTTGAGATGGAGCAAAGGCTTTAGATTTGGGAGAAAGACTTTGCAAAGCAGAGACGTTGTGAAATCTCTCTAATTGGGCAGGTACAGAATACAGTGTCCTGTGATTTGTGACGGCGGTGGGATTTCTCTGATTTTGAGGCGAGCAGCTTAAGGTTGAACGAGTGCGAAgctttggtttgtttcttttgagAGTGCTGATCCCAAAAAGCGTCATGATTGGAGCCATGAATAAAATCAAGGGCTGTGATTGGGTGCGAGGAAAACTCGACTCCAGTGCAGCAGAGGGGTGTCATGGCCGCTATGTCCCTGTGGGTCTGCACTGTAAATCCACACATTAATCAGAGTCGGCAGGGGGAGATCAAAAGAGCCTGTTCCATCTTGACTCAGAGCAGcactttgatgtgtgtgtgtgtgtgtgtgtgtgtgtgtgtgtgtgtgtgtgtgtgtgtgtgtgtgtgtgtgtgtgtgtgtgtgtgtgtgtgagagagagagagcgaggtgaggggggggggggggggtgagaatCAGATTGAGAGAGTGGGAATCAAATTTAGTAGATGAGTAACAGCCTGGAGAACCCTCAGGTCTAAAGCCTGCTGGGTTTTTATACACAAcacatcaatacatcaatcaaTACATCATCAATGATCAATATCTGGTGCAACTTTGAATATCAACACCCACTAAAATGTGCACACTGGTCCTATTGAAACGCTCTGATTCCACCTCAGGAGCATCAAAACCCTCATGTATAAGGTCGGGGGTGTCAGGCTGATGGAGCACATGCACAGTGTGAGTGTTAGCGACCACATGTCTGAAAGCCTGCGTGTATTTATACACTGGTCTGTGTATGGGGACACATGAACTGTTCCTGTCAGATGTGACAGCGCCACCAAGTCCGCCCGGTTAGAAAAGACTTTCCTGCCCCATGGTGGTCCTCGGCTGTCACTGCACATTCAGCCGAATGCAGTGATGGGCCACCATTGTGTGGCAACTGAGCCCTgcagttgccatggcaacgTAGAAACGCTGCACAGGCTTTAAAAGCATTATGTATTATTAGCTGGTGTGCTGACACTTGTGCATTTCTTCCATTCTCTGTCAATCAGACGCCCTTAGTGCTCGGTAAGACCGTGTGTAACGCTGTCAGTTGAACACAAGGAGATGTGACCAGAGAAGTTAAAAGGTGACATTAGTGCATCAACTGGATTCAATTATTCCTCTAGATCAATAGGtacaaatacatatttgttaaagtcgtttttttctgtatattgtGCATAAAtagctttttaaaacattgacCACTGGACTTGACAGAAGTAAATCAGCCAAAACAACACCAGGAAATGCTAAATTGATTTTACTGACTTGCGGACAAATAACATGTTGTCGATGATGTGATTAagaatttcagtttttccaaCTCGTAGGCTTTTCTGCCATCTGCTGGCCCAAGTATCGTACAGTCATATCTGAGTCTCGGAGAGAAAATCATTTCATGGTCCGGAGAGGTTTTTTCTAAGGGTTGAAACTTTGATGTAGTTGTATTTGTGGCCACAGTCACACGTCAGACTGGTGAAATACTCTGTGTGTCATCAGCTGTCGACAGTCAGACTGAGGACTGTGAAGACGGCGTAGCAGCAGTTTGTGATCCCACATACAAAAAGTGTTTGATGGACAGAATGTCACTTCAATATTAGTCTGATGAAAACTTGTCTGATGTTACATTtggatgtcaaaggtcaaaggttgcGTGTCGTCTATGTAGCCACATCTACATCTTTTCAGTGTAGGAATaatctctgttttgttttttttaacagaaaattTTTTGAATGGTGTAAATCATAGAATAAATAAAGGCTGAAGTTCATGAAGCTgctttagttttagttttattttttaggtTCCTGGTGTTTAGATGTTGTTCAACTCTCACATTGTACTGGGTCACTATAATATAACACTTGTTTCCCACTATGACAAATCAAACCGCCTGCTGTCAACAGGCTCACTGACCTTTTATTGACTGATgcttgtgttcatgtgtttcaatatcaaataaaaatacattttagttatTTTAGCACCTTCTCCATTAGGTAATATATCTTATTTTCGTTGggaacacttttttttttgctttgtggtTTTACACCATGGTTCCAGTGGCCCTGAAGCACCAGTCACAATGAAAAAtaggaaatatatttatatattacctgttttttcagtgtttattaATCACTTTTGGTTGATGTGATCATCCTGTGTAGTCTTATCTTGAATACTCACCCCCACAATTTTACAGCACtgcttttttgtgtttgtttgtttgttgcagtCTATTTCTATTTCAGTCTTTTTCTGCCACACTGTATTCAGCACTGGTAAAGTAAAACGTTCTGTTAATTGCATTTAAATGAATCATGATTGAAAATATTCACTTGTAATTACTGTTTAAATGTACATAAGGAAGATGCAGAGAATCCTGTTACTACAGGAGACGTATCACTGTCAGACTTGATAGTGTCTTTAACTGCTGAACAATTCAGGTAATAACTACTTTAAATCTCAGTTAATGACGGTTAAACAATTAAGTCAGTCTAAGCACTGATTAGCAGCATGTGCCAGTTTTAATAAACATCAGGTAATCACCATTTCATTAGTGGGCTTTCAAGGCAAAATGAGGAAACTAATAAAATGATTATTAGTGAAACACATGATAATAATTACTTTGGCAAACAGGAAATAATTCTAATAACGGGTATTATAGAGGAAATAGACTCTGACTAACACTGAGAGAGTAACACACTTAAAGATCCTCATATGATATATGTTAAGCTACAATAtcatcaaatcaatcaatcaatctttgTTTAgaatagcccatattcacaaatcacaatttgtctcatagggcttaacaagatcctctgtccttaaccctcaacgaGAGGGAGGTCAAACTCAGTATAATAAATCACTGTGCATACAGAACATCACCTGCATCAAACTTACAAATGAcataacaataaacaaaacatgtttatattttaagggtttagattaaattaaattatacagACTCCTCACTATACAGCAAATAACCACCAAAGGAAATGTAAACCTCCACAAAAGTTTGTATTTGGTgctttgtgattttgtttttatttagcttCTTCCTCCACACGGTGGCACCATCACCTCAACAATTTCCCCCCAGAATATAAAGGAACAGATGTGAGGGGGGGAGCGGAGTTTGAAGAAACTCCTCCAGCTGTGGGCGAACATGAAACTTCCATCACGGTGCAATGCTCCACACTGGACACGGGGAGGCAGTATAACCTTCACTATGAAGTTTCATACTTGGCTGTTTGCAGTCAGGACACCTGTTCCTTAGCTTCAGGGACATTTGAAGTGTTATCATATTGGGATATATGTGTGATGTACCAGCTTATTGTGATATGTATGATTGGAAATATTATACTCACATTTACCTATTCACTATACTCAGTGCTATAGGGAATCATTCAACAGTGACATCTTATTCCTATGTCATAGAAAGAAGATGGCAAAAGgatagttttctttcttttcttttcttggataTTTGGAGCAAAAGCTTATTTATGGCCTAATAACACATTAATACAAGTCTGTAGAGTTCATGGGAGTGAGGCCCATGTAGCACTGAAGCTATTTGTCTGTCCCTTATTACTGTCCACCCAGTGTAAGATGCTATGTTCACTTACTTGGGGCGTTAGGTGCCAATGCTGTTGTAGTACTGTGCAAGTTGAATGTTGGTCAGGAGCACTTCCTCTATAACAGCACTGTGTCTGGGTTCTGTCCACAACATGCTGCACGGCTGAAACCACTGACTTACACCAGGAGTTCCTCTCTTCAAGTTCATGTGTTTCAATATCAAATGAAtgtcagacattttttattttttttagcaCCTTCTCCATTAGGTAGTGTTTAGTCTGCCATGATCACAGTGggcctgaagtgcaaatcaagacaacaaatcacaaaaaaaaacaacaacaacaaaggaaaataagaaaacactaACATGTACCATTTGTCGTTGTGATTTGCTCTTCAGGGCCATGAtggttgttttatttgaatcacATCTTTGTCGTCACCTGCTCCACCTGctttattcagtatttatttggctcttttgtttgaatgtgaaaATCCTGTGTATCCTTATCTCGGGATACTCACTCCCACAGCTTCACTCCAGTTGTTTCCcacagtttcctctcttttAACGTCCTGTcggtgtgtctctgtgctccTACCTGATCTATGTGATCTGGACAAAGAGCCCATCCTCCAGACAGGTGACTGCTGTCATCCACCTCCCCTGCACGTCTGACACTGCTGCATCAACACGTGCACGTTACAGCAAAAACAACGATGACATACCCACCTATACTCTGAAATGgatttaaatgcttttttttattaaacacgCGCGTCAGTTTGCGTCGCAATCACCAACGTTGTGACAGAACTACGGGAGCGGACCCATGCGCTCTTCCGGAGTTAATTAAAACGCTCGCTGATTGGACAGCCACGTAATCCCCGGCGGGCCTCGCGCTCCTATACTAACTCGCGAGCGGGGCAGCGCGCGAGCCACAATCTGCCCAAGGCGCGAGGAGGGAGAGCGTGCACGAGGGGAAGGGACACACGAGCGCTCCGGTGTCGTCGGGCTCAGTCAGAACCAGTTGTGGTGGAGGAACGTGGGCTATGCGCGCAACGAGAGGGAGCGCAGCGCACAGAGGAGGTGAACGCATGTAGAGACTCGCAGCCTCCTTCTTTCAAGAGTCAGTGCgcgcagaggaggaggaggaggagaggaggagaagcaccCAAACTCCTGGAGAGAGCAGCGTGAGTACAACAGCACCGAGGGGGGACACttgagtttttttcttcccatGCTGCGAGAGAAAATGAATGCCAGCGACGAGAACCTGCTCAAGTCCATCAGCAACGACGCGCTCCTCGACCTGACGCAGCGCTACGGACAGTCCGCCTTCGGGTTCGGTCCTGCCCACGGTGCCGGAAGCCCCGCACGGTACCCGCTCACGCCCGCTGCCGACTTCCTCTCGGGGCAGACCGCGAAGTCCAACGAGAGCGGCGGGGAGCACACCAGCGACGACGAGGACGGTTTCGACTCGCTCGGCGGCGCTCGGCGCTCGGGGGACGACAAGCCCGGGGGCCCCCTGACCAAGAAGTCCAAGGAGCAGCGGTCCCTGCGGCTCAGCATCAACGCGCGGGAGAGGCGGAGGATGCACGACCTGAACGACGCGCTGGACGGTCTGCGCGCCGTCATCCCCTACGCCCACAGCCCCTCGGTGAGAAAACTCTCCAAAATAGCCACCCTCCTCCTGGCCAAGAACTATATCCTCATGCAGGCTCAGGCTCTGGAGGAGATGAGGCGGCTGGTGGCGTATCTGAACCAGGGACAGACCATAACTTCGCCGATCCCCACCGCCCTGGCTCCCTTTGGACAGGCCACCGCCGTCTACCCGTTCACGGGCTCCGCTCTCGCCACCTGTGCCGACAAGTGCACCCCTTACTCCGGGACACCGTCGAGTCTCTTCAAACACTGCAACGACAAGCCTTGATGtggctcctctctctttcttgaACTTTTTACCTGTCCACTGCACCCCCcacatctatctctctctctctctatctatctctctctctcccactcgagttattttcaaatcattctgtgtggaaaataataaaaaaaaacaaaaaacattttagtcgAATGCATATAATCTTAAAATATGGTTAAGTAACGACGCTGCGATGTTTCATCCGGATTTAACAGACGCTACAAAACTAATTGTTTAGGCCTCCTGATAAGTTGCTGTACTTTACAAACACTGCAGGCCAATGTCCAGTTTTTTATAAGTTTGGGTAAATTTCAGTATTGTTCTGTCATCAGCTCTTATTTGTAATCTATGCAACATCCAATAACAACTATAGGAAACGTAGAATTGCGCACTAAGCTCCACATCTGAATTTAATCCAGCAATTATGAAAGACTTTCCCTCGACTGACTGCACTGATacgaggaggaaaaaaaaaacaaatgtcatgtTGGCTGATATATTTTCTGAATCGACGTGTTAAcaaggttgttttttatttattattatttaagttaTTGCACATTTCACATGATTGTATTGTAcaactgtgggaaaaaaatcaaattgcTCCAAGCCCGGCTATTCTAATGGTTGTATATAGTCTACAACCTACAGACTGAAGAAGCGTTTTGGTTGTGTTGCAACATGGATTTCATATATTGTTTATATGTCTTTATAATTAAAACACATATCTATGCTTGGACCCGGTTTgcttcatttcaaaacaaacatttcaccGCTTTTCAAAATTAAGGAGACGTTTAATAACGTGCACTAAAGTGACAAATGCGTGCAACTAATGCACATGACACGTTTAATTactattatttaaaatgatgatttcAAACACGTTGTTGTGGACGTGCAATGGGATTAAAACCATTCAGAGAGAATCTGCGCTTTTACGCAGGACGTTAAAAAGGAAATGATAAAATAGAAACGTATGATTTTTCACTTCTCACCCTCCATGAGTGGCCCTCACTAAAATGAGTTGGCAACTTTCTGTTCGTGCATGAGAAGCGTCTGACACGAGGAGTTGCGTCTAAACGAGCTCATGGGGCTGGTGAGGCCCGGTTGGCACGCACCGGGGTCGGTGGCGCTGCAGGGGAAGGGCGCACAGAGCCGCCCGGGGCACCCAGGACCTGTCTCTGGGTATTTGGGTGATCGCAGGCTGCTTTCGCCGGGCTCTTACACCCTGGACACTTATTAACACGATTCCAGCTCCTGTCTCCCTGCTCGACTTAATTCATCGAGCGTCACAGCTCCCTGCGGTTTGCCTTTGCAGGTTGTGGGTTCAATTtagaaaagcacaaaacaaatgtaagaAGTTGTCATTGTAGGTTTATGTTCAAATTCCTGAAAACAAGTAtcgctgtgtgttttctttggttgatttgatttgccTGACATTTACCTGAAAATTGCCTCAGGATATCTTTGTCCATATTATATTGATCTAAGGTGCAACACTGATGTAGGTGTTATATTTTGGATattattgaaataataaaaaatataaaaactgacCTGTAATCGTAGCCTGAAAATTAACACagattttctcaaagatggcagtaatattgtttttttttaatctctgctGTTGAATCTTGAATCATTTTGTGATGATGACAGAATCCAATTTCATAATCGTTTCTCCTGGATGGTAAATCAAAAAGAAAGGATTACTCTTAATCCCACAGGTGTTTGTCTTCTATCAACCATATCTACATTAACTCTGCTTGTTCCACACGGTTCAAAAATACATCCCATCATCAGACATTTAGAGCAGGTCGGTCAATTCATgctggagacagagagcgacTAAGTGATCCACCCCTGTCTCTCCCTGACAATTTAGTTGCATGTCACAACAACGGGGCCACCCGTGGCATCTTAAATTGGACCTCTGATGACACGTCTTATTTCTGAGGGCCCCACGAGACTGTCAGGGGGGCATTAGGGATGAAATGTGACAAATACTGCCGATGATGTGAGGACTCGGGCCCTGCACTCCATCAGGCTGCGTACAGCCTAATTGCCATAAATGAGACAGTTGCCTTTTTTGCACGGACAACTGGGTGGTCACTTTCCCTCCCTATAGGCCTCTGGTGTCAGGCCGTTGAGatatatgttttattgtgtcGCCTTATTGTCTTAATGGCCTTTAGTGTGCATGGTGACAGTGTGTAATTTGACATGCATCTATACATTGAGACAAGAGATGAGGTTTTTGCTGGTGATGATTCCTGGTTCCTTCGCCCAACCAGCCGTGGACGTAAAGTCAGCTGTTATATCCGTCTTTCCCTCTACTGAGAATCATTGTGTAGTTTAAAGACATGCAAGCtaaatgttgtttgtgtatttttcatttcactgttttgATATTAAAGTAATagtatctttaaaaatattggTGAGCCAAACCCAGTGTCTTGTGTATGTGCCTAGTGTACATCGCGTATTTTACTGTGTGTTGAGGCTTATTTGACTGAATGGCAGGAAGAGGTTGTTGATAAAGGacaatgttgttttaattaatattaacCTTATTTAATTGTAATGAACACATTTAATTCCACTTATAGCATTTACACTCTGGTTATATTTAACTCAATGTTTGGATCCAAACAGGTctgaaaataatataatgtacAGTTAGACTCAGCCAAGTGCATCAATAAAATATAGACGTTTTCAGCGATGCAACTACAATCACACAATTTGTTTAATTCTGGATGCAACGCAGCAAACATGACAAATGCGTCGATATGCCCTGGGCATGCCCCTGCAGAAAGTCTGCCTTGTGTGTCAagatgtaaaacacaaaaccacagtgAGTCTTTCTGGGGGGGATTGAGAAGGCTGCaatgataattaaaaaacaaaatcacagaaGTTCTCAACGAAAACTGAAAAAGCCGAACAATTAATAGAGAGAGGCAATTTGCGAACTTAAAATATTCAGTAAAATACACTTGTATCTAATTGATCTGTCGGGGCAAAATAAGAGAGTCACCGCACACAGGACATAAAGATGGAAACACACTTAAACCTGCGTCTactcataaaaacaaat
The sequence above is drawn from the Hippoglossus hippoglossus isolate fHipHip1 chromosome 7, fHipHip1.pri, whole genome shotgun sequence genome and encodes:
- the bhlhe23 gene encoding class E basic helix-loop-helix protein 23; its protein translation is MLREKMNASDENLLKSISNDALLDLTQRYGQSAFGFGPAHGAGSPARYPLTPAADFLSGQTAKSNESGGEHTSDDEDGFDSLGGARRSGDDKPGGPLTKKSKEQRSLRLSINARERRRMHDLNDALDGLRAVIPYAHSPSVRKLSKIATLLLAKNYILMQAQALEEMRRLVAYLNQGQTITSPIPTALAPFGQATAVYPFTGSALATCADKCTPYSGTPSSLFKHCNDKP